AATGCTTAACTTACGATAGGATGAAATATCGGACCTATTTCACAACTTTATGACGGTGCACTGGCAAGATTTATCTTGTACGCCCGTAGCTACACAGTCTCATTCGAGCAGACAAATTTATAGTTGGTTGCTCGAATCGATGAAATATTTTGATCGTTCTAAGATGGGGCCGATTTCCGCGGTTTAAACTTCCTTCTGTTACGACGATAATAACGCTCAGATTAATTCAAGATCGTCCGTCATCCGCCTTTGATCGAAGGAAAAACCCAATCCGGTTCTTCTAATAGTTTGTCGAACTGGTTCGGAATCTTCCTGTCGATGTTTCAGCTCGAAAGGTCTTAATTCTTGCGAATAAGTTCCTTTGCTGTTAAAAGTTGGACTAACTGATGTAAAACGACGATCCTTATCTGTCACATATCGTGCATCCTTATCGATGCACTCGTTCTGAAAAAAAAATGGCTTTCTTCGTTGCGTAGAAATTTGCCAGGCTTTAACTTTTCTTACGCGTTAACACCTTACGTTACGAAGAACATAGGCTACTAACTAAAAATTGCGAGTAATTTTCTCAAGTGCGTGTATCGAATCTGCTACTAATTTCATTGCTAATTTGATATCCGTGTTATAGATATATGCACACACCCcacaaatatttcgtgttagtagaCTTTTAGAAAAGAGTTTCAAGCCAATAGAAACGTAATTGTTCTCCTGAATTCCTGGATTCTGTGGAACGCGTAATAACTGCAAACTTTTGAAACACAAAGTGTATGGtcctttttatcaattttctaatAACAACGAATGTTAACAGTTTCGTTCTCAAATAAAATCAACTTACATTGGAAAATATACTGGAAAACGACTATACACTGATTGCAAACCTTTGGCCGATACTGTACAACGAAAATACTCTCAGCTTTGAGGATACCACGTAGCAAGGGTTAACACGTACCTGTTACGACGATTCTATTTTAAAAGGCCACCTGTAATCATTCGAGATTTCACACGGGCGTTTGCGATAATTATAGGCAATAATTAGAATAGAATCGAACAGAGTAATTAGCCGGCCAATTAATTCCGTCCGTTTGAATCGTGAACGTCGATTATCGTTCACAAAAAGTGTCTAAAAAGAGAAACCATTCCCATGACGGTTCATCGCGTGCCAATGGCACAAGGGTGATCGGCGAAGATATCGAAGAATAAATCACGCCTAACGATCGTTATTTATCGATCATGGAACGTGGCTCGTTAGAAGAAAACCGAATTTTAATTATACGAACGACGATCATCTTCCCTGGTTCTGGCGAagtctattattttttttattcttcatccGAAGCAATCGAGGGCCGGTAGATTTTAATCAAGACACGTTACATAAACGCCAACATGAATTGAGCAATTATTTCTCTTCCTGTTATTCCATAATGGAATCTTAACACCTCGGAAGATGTTGGACACATATTTCCACAGTTCTGCTATAAATATGATGTTCAAGTGTCGACAGGCGTCAGTCAAGTGTTTTGCTTTCTGTGGAATTTTTATCCGAAACTTACTTACAACATGAGAGTTAGCTTGGCTATCTGCTGCCTCTTCTTCGTCGCGGTGAGTGAGATTCCATATTAATTTAGTATCTGTCCTGGTTGCTATGGGATCGTTAGGggatagaatttattttagctaCGGTTACCTATAAAACCGAAGTGGAGTGTATTTTTGTCCACAGTGAAAGCATTAACATTTATAGAAACATTTTGACAACACGcagaaatttcattgatattgCAGTGGAACAAGACTATCGTAATTATACTACCAACATTTGCAACGAATCTAAAAATGCATATGAATATACTTATCGCAAGCATAAATTTTACAGAAATCATCAAAGCATTTCAAATAATCGGTTGGTCGCTATGTATTAATAAACAACAAGAATCAAGTATAGTGAATTATTTGTCGCCTTTTTTTTTAGCAACATCAGCGTATCCTCTGCTATAACTGAAGCTTCTTATAATTtgcaaattaaatgaaaaaatgtgcAAACAAGATCACTGCCAAATAATTCCCATTTCTGAGAATCGCCTGTATATGTTTCAAgaaactatttatatttaactataaaaaagtattataactagttatatattaatttttgtattcgGTGTATTTGTGGATTTACTTTAATCCTTTAATCCTCCGACATAATCACGATAGCTGtgtataataattgaaaaatgtaatgtaaaacGGTGTaacgaaaaggaagaagatgtaaaaaattaaattttaataaacatcaAATGTTTATTTCAGGGAGCCATATGTGACGATAAGGCAGAAGAATTCATAAAAGCTTTCAAAGAGGATATAATACCTTGTCTGCAAGAAGTTGAGATTCCGGAAGGTAACGCATTGCAATAATCATTCAAATTTTGTCGATGGTTTCATAACACATTCGTTAAAACGATCTATCCGTATTTTAGATCAAATTGCGAAGTTTGTCGATAATGACTTGGAAGGTGAGGAAAGGATCAAATGGGGATGCGTGAAAGCCTGTGTTATGAAACGCATAAACATTGTAAGacattcttcttattttttaacatcTTTTCCTTTATCTCACTTCCTCTTTATTAGGTCGGTTCGTAAGTTTATACTTCAATTTCtttggaattatttattttaactttaCCCTCAATTTCTCACCAATGTTTGATAGTTCCTGAATTCTTTGCTCGAAAGGTTTCATTGTCTCTAACGCAAAGTAATTTTTCAATCATTAGTTATGCTAGAAAATTTCACATAACTTTTCAACAATGTACCAAGTAGTACGATATTACATACACACGATTatcgaatataatattacaaatctCACGTCTTAAATGTCGTCATACGCCAAACAATTATTAGCATTTATCACTTATAGAAAGTTAAAAGTTATCTTTTTCTTATCTGATTCGAGAAAACCTCGTTTCTAGAAGACCAGAAACGCGGGAAATCTTCAGAATAAAGAGACGATGTTTCTTCTAAATTTTTCGTTCTCGATTCTTCGTCCAGCTTTTATTCTGAGTTCTTATTACATTGTCAAAGGATTAGAATAACTTAGAGAGTGTAAAAAGGACGATAGATCATCGAAATAAGGTCTATAGTTAAACAGTGACTGAACAACTTTCTATTCAAAGCCCTAAAATTCCATTGTTGATTAATTTATAACGCGAAACCTGACGTTAACGTGTTCGTACATCTACTCGGTCGTTTTTTCCGAACAATCAAACttctcaaatatatatttacaatttttctatgtTCAACAATCTTCTACTGCGTTCTCTGATATAAAAATGGCTGTTTAGATGTCGGACGGTCAGATGCAAATGGACAACATAAAAGAAATTATGGATAAGAGATTTGACAAAGACTCAGAATCAACTACGGAAGACATGGATCAGATAAAGAAATGCGTGGAAGAAGGTAAGCAAAGATTAAACTGGATAGGAAAGAACGTACTGAATATATAGATTCTtaataattcgttaaaaatCCTTGCAGTTGCGGGGAAAACCGACGAGTGCGAAATCGCTTTCGAGTTTTCACGTTGCATGACGCCGGCTTGATTCAAAGGAATTTCTACTTCTTGATTTCTTAAGTAGCAGAGAGGCATTGGAATTATCACATAGGAAATAATACAAGATATGATGCAACTGTAAAGACGCGAATATAAAAGCAATTAGATGAAAATTGAACActtcaataattatttttaattatccctaatttttcttttcatcttggCAAATCATCATTTGTTTTTCGTTTCGTAAATTCAATATAATGCgaactttataataaaattgattaatatGCGTTTTTACAATGCAGTAGACGTATATCGTGAAATTTAAATAGAGTTTATtactaaaatttattaaacacgaAGAAACTATTATTCCcgcgatatttattaatatttgacGTATTAATTACAAAAGATTCAAACATCTACGTCACATCTAATCGTCTAATCTTCTCATCCACGTAAACATCTGTACACGAATAACGTCGAATATATTGCACTTAGAAAAACTcgcttttttaaatacaataaatgaCTATTTCACcgatataaagaaagaaagcgaAAGATGACTGTTGTCACGTTCTATTTAGTTGCCCCGTTCGGTGGCTTTAACTGACGTTTAATGCAACTGGCAATAAGTTCCACTTTCGGCTAACTTGCCATGTGCGGGAATATTGGCACGAGAGAAGATTAAAGTTGTtcgaaagtaaattaacaatatgtaatgatttattcGAATCTTACTCTTATTTCGATATTGACGATTGACTGACAGACTGACGGATATAAaattcttcggttgacaaaatgatgaCTCTTCGGTTGACAAAGTGATAACTAACTCTTCGATAGACAAAATGCTAACTAACTCTTCGACAGACAATGGTAATTATTCGATTGACGAACGGTAATTAATTGTTACTCGATAGACGAACGGCAATTATTATTATGACTTCTCTGAGTcgctacatttatttatatctgtcGGAGATGAAAAACCATCGGGGTCTctcttttgaaaatgtttgggaagatccccaacgTTTATTCAAACTGCCGACTTTGTTTACAGTTTAAACtgtcttaatatcgttataaaaacaTAGTTCGATAAATTTATCGCAAGATATAGCTTTTAGCGGCTTTAATTGACTGTCGCTTCAAATACTGTAAACACGGTTTCAAACAAACGTTTTAAATTACTctgatttgaaagaaattaccAATTTTACATTCTACACTATACCCAACAAAGACTAACATCGACAAAGACCTTCGCGGCGTCATTTAATTTTAGTAaagtattttgatatttttttaatttttatcgagtGTTTGAATCATATAAGTGTTTTGAATCCGTTTCGAATCGTGGCTGATAAACAGAACGTCGAACAAGACGATACGTAACTAAAGGAAGTAATTATTATTCCAGTTTTTTGACTAATAATTATATAACCAACAGTTATACGAGACGTAGGTGATCGGAAATGATCCATCAATACGATATACTTTAATAGGTTTTTTTTGGCCATGCATCGTATGTAACAGACTTTTTTTATCAACACATTTGCAATATAAATATCGCCGCAATTCGCCAAGAAAGTTTAGTAgtgaaaatatattcttaacgTGTATTTCTTGTTTGTCAAAAATCAACCTCAAAATGAAGAGTCTTCTGGTTGGCATCTGTCTTTTGCTAACTATAGTAAGTAAAATGTTGATTATTATTGAGTTTGGAATTTCCATCTACTTGAAATTTGAAGCGTCTCAATTTGAAATctcattccttttcttttctttgatttGAAGAATTCCGCtatggatttttatttttcttttttttttccttttatattaatTCAGACTAGCTCGACTTCCAATTACATTTCGTTCcctttctttcatttccaaCCTTATAAAGATAGAAACGTTGGGCATCAAGCACGAAATAAGATACCGAAACTAacgtacatattaaaaataaaattgagaagGATCTCCGGTAATTCAATGCGTCATAGAATATACAGTGTGTAATGGGCTTCTGTGCTGTTTCTGCTGCTATAACTCTTTTTGCATCTCGATAAAacaatatacaaattatttcacGTTTTTACGCGTTATTTCTCCTCAATAGGCAGAGTATACAAATTTTCGTATAGGCTACGAATTGTTTATTCGCTGAgtattattaatcaatatttattaattattcagaCAGTTATCCAAGCAGATTTCATCGACACTTACATAGAGCTTTCGAAGGTTCCTACTCTAAAGTGTATGAAAACAGTTGGCTACACTGAAAGTTAGTATGGTGATTATTTTCTCCAACAGagagatataatttattaaattgatacgcgaaatattataatatttcagcGGACCCAAAGGTAATATTTGAACAGGAGGTAAAACTGGGAGTGGACAAAGCTACGTGTTTAAGATCGTGCATATTAAAATCTATGAACATGGTGAgctcatttaaatatttattaacatccGGTAAATTCAATTCGCCTAATAATTTGTTATACTTGATCATCTTTCGATCAACCGATAAGATATTACAATGGAACAAAAATTTCATAGActatgttttttaatttaaccgaaaattaaattacgaaatagTTGCATAACACAGAACATCTTTGTATTTAAGTTGAAAGACTCCAAGATAAATTTAGACATGATAAACGAGTTCATCAAGATCGTGCACAACGAAGAACCTGAGAAGATTGAACCTATGAAAAAAAATGCAGTTGAATGCCTTGATAAAGGTAAATTACTTGCACCTATTTATTTAAAACCAGATTCTTTACTAACACAGTTTCGTTTTAGTCAAAGATATGTCGGACGATTGCAAGATGGCTTACGCTTTCATTCAATGCTATGTGGACAAGTATTAAAAGGATCTCTTAAAAGGGAATTGCAGTAAATGTCTGCTTTATACTTCTAATATAACCGAATCTCTTGCGTTACCATTAATTATATTACGAAGCTATTGTAGAAGAGAAATTGTATGTTATAAAATACACCGTAGTTCGATAACAATCGATGATCACGATCTCGATCAGCTATATTTTAATCTTACAAATTGCACGACAATgtctcgtttctctttcgctaagataataaattgatataaGACACTTTAATCTTTCTAATCAGTCAACATTACCGTCTAACGTCAAAAATTTCTGAATAGAATTCCACTTGTTTCTCGCCAGCATAATCAATCGATACGATTGTTAAATGCCAATATAATCAGTCGTTATGATTATTTAATCTCCTCGGTGTATCTTTAAAAATCTTGTCGTCGTGATTTTTCCACTACCTCCTCGATGATCCTATCTTACACAATTTGTCCAACCAATCTTTATTACAATCATTCGACCTCACACCAGTTCGCAAAAAGACCTAATCATCATCTTCCTTACTCTTGCAAACATCATCCGTGGAACCTTTAATCATACTCTTCTCAACGAATCTCTTTTTCGTCCTATTCACAGTTTCATGCTCTTTCCTCCTCCCTCAACATCCTACGATCAAACAGATCCTTCGTCGTCAAAGACTACTCGCTATACTTAACCAGCTCGTTTCTCCTTGGTCGTACGATTCTCAGAACGCGAataagaggaggaagaaacaaACAAATCAGCGAATACTCGACTGCACTGTCATTTCTAGTCTCCTAGTCGAGATTACAGTACTACGGTACAGGACGATGCGATCATTATTACAGGATGGCTGGTTCGATCCTGTAATTTACGTTGAACAAGTGCTTCTTCCAAGATCACCGAACGCACGGCAAACGATCACTTTCCTGTGACAAATTTGACGCGTGCCAATGATGATTAGACGTATTTCGACCGTACTTGAACCAATCTTACGTAAATCGAGGTAGAACCAGGGGCAATTATCTCGTTTCCTGCTGTACGCTGTCAGACCTTAACACCAGCTATTGTCTCTGTTTGTTCTCGATATAAATATCGTCCCACGGGATTCGCTACTGCACACTGTGATACCAATAGGAAAGCACGCGAAACCAATCGATCTTCGTTCAGGAATTAAGTTTTGATACGTCGATTGAAAGATGAAGACCCTTGTGACTTTTACTTGCCTGTTGGCCGCCGTGGTAAGTGCTTGTcgattttttagaaattaaccAGATAACTGCGATAAGAAGGAGGTTCGTTTTTCAGTAATTCGAGTAAATCGATATAAATCAATTATAGATCGATTAAAGACAAATCAGTTTTTGAAAAGTGTCATAAATCAACAGATGTTAACAGTAGTAGCAGAATGCTGCATCTTTTAATCTAAAACCTGTatacctttctttctcttctcataaatacaatttaaatattagaACTGTCTTCCTTACTGTTGCAtgactttttaattttctcgttcgatttttttttttttttttttttgttttgtttctaAGACTagtttttctaaaattaaaaaatgtttcatcctcgaatattataacgaacgcctcagtttataaatattataataaattaacaagTTTAACTGTGATGGATAAAGCATCCAGTTAAGAATGGTTTGCAAGTTTGTATTTCATCCGCAGTGTCGGCCAGTTCTTCTTCAGTTTCGATCGAGATCTTCGAAATTAGCGATCAGAGTATTCATTTTTGCCATTTGCCACAAAGAGTGTAGAGTAAATAAAGGAATGAATTTTTGGTGTTTATGGCGATAATTCCATTAACAAACGTATTATTGCAAGATGGATTAGAAAGTTTAACGATGAAGATTACTCGATGATCACGAAGATGAAGTTCACCAGAGACTTGGAAGATGAAAGACGAAGTGGCAGGCCGATAACAAATAGCGGTGAAATAGCAAACT
This genomic window from Bombus terrestris chromosome 9, iyBomTerr1.2, whole genome shotgun sequence contains:
- the LOC100646544 gene encoding uncharacterized protein LOC100646544 is translated as MKSLLVGICLLLTITVIQADFIDTYIELSKVPTLKCMKTVGYTETDPKVIFEQEVKLGVDKATCLRSCILKSMNMLKDSKINLDMINEFIKIVHNEEPEKIEPMKKNAVECLDKVKDMSDDCKMAYAFIQCYVDKY
- the LOC100650085 gene encoding uncharacterized protein LOC100650085 encodes the protein MRVSLAICCLFFVAGAICDDKAEEFIKAFKEDIIPCLQEVEIPEDQIAKFVDNDLEGEERIKWGCVKACVMKRINIMSDGQMQMDNIKEIMDKRFDKDSESTTEDMDQIKKCVEEVAGKTDECEIAFEFSRCMTPA